In Halorussus limi, a genomic segment contains:
- a CDS encoding PPOX class F420-dependent oxidoreductase: MESIPEAFRDLFERETFANFATLMPGGTPQVTPVWIDRDDEGHLLVNTARGRRKTKNVERDPKVGVCVMDPDDPYRYVSVRGEVVEVTEDGAVEHIDELARRYMDVEEYPNHGEEAGPRVIVRIRPDRVVTSGE; this comes from the coding sequence ATGGAGTCGATTCCCGAGGCGTTCCGCGACCTGTTCGAACGCGAGACGTTCGCCAACTTCGCCACCCTGATGCCCGGGGGCACCCCGCAGGTGACGCCAGTTTGGATAGACCGCGACGACGAGGGGCACCTGCTGGTCAACACCGCGCGCGGTCGCCGGAAGACGAAGAACGTCGAGCGCGACCCCAAGGTCGGCGTCTGCGTGATGGACCCCGACGACCCCTACCGGTACGTCTCGGTCCGAGGCGAGGTCGTCGAAGTCACCGAGGACGGCGCTGTCGAACACATCGACGAACTCGCGCGCCGCTACATGGACGTCGAGGAGTATCCCAACCACGGCGAGGAGGCCGGTCCGCGCGTCATCGTTCGAATTCGACCTGACCGCGTCGTCACCAGCGGTGAGTAA
- a CDS encoding DUF7344 domain-containing protein, producing the protein MSDNGNNGTDGGDDRDEEASTDGDRDEDSGDRSDREESTDESVGSVTLSLDATLELLANHDRRAIISYLRDATRQTATADELADHLVERRAARTGERPGRSHVLSTLHHIHLPKLVDAGVVDYDARRQEVRYWGSERLETWHERIEARDGD; encoded by the coding sequence ATGTCAGACAACGGGAACAACGGGACCGACGGTGGCGACGACCGTGACGAGGAGGCGAGCACGGACGGCGACCGAGACGAGGACTCCGGCGACCGGAGCGACCGCGAGGAATCGACCGACGAGTCGGTCGGGAGCGTGACGCTCTCGCTCGACGCGACGCTCGAACTCCTCGCCAATCACGACCGGCGGGCGATCATCTCCTACCTCCGGGACGCGACCCGTCAGACCGCGACGGCGGACGAACTGGCCGACCACCTCGTCGAGCGGAGGGCGGCGCGGACCGGCGAGCGGCCCGGCCGAAGTCACGTCCTCTCGACGCTCCACCACATCCATCTCCCGAAACTGGTCGACGCGGGCGTGGTCGACTACGACGCCCGTAGGCAGGAGGTTCGTTACTGGGGAAGCGAACGACTCGAAACGTGGCACGAGCGCATCGAGGCCCGCGACGGCGACTAA
- a CDS encoding glycosyltransferase family 2 protein: MELSVVVPTLNGRERLASCLDALAAYAPDAEVVVVNGPSADGTTGMIRERDDVDVLIEVSDRKLNVARNAGLSTASGDAIALVGQDNAVEPTWAEGVRDALADADTDAVTGPVHRSVRAGVTAETEESRTIDGREVTYFEGGNVAFTREAIEAVDGFDEYLVTGGARDCAHRLAANDYEVAWSPSVCVIHDDADDDEDDDRDWGWKYRALAYRLVKNYGPRPGVFARTFRDAVSDAASNASDVIRGEQTPSGWIGSGKRVTKSIAVGSKDGLWSRLRDRSDARNPNGLSARADRAVELYDWRTAPETVDDPVEEPEQ; the protein is encoded by the coding sequence ATGGAGCTATCCGTGGTGGTTCCGACGCTCAACGGTCGCGAGCGCCTCGCGTCGTGTCTCGACGCGCTCGCGGCCTACGCTCCCGACGCCGAAGTGGTCGTCGTCAACGGCCCCTCGGCCGACGGGACCACCGGGATGATACGAGAGCGCGACGACGTGGACGTGCTGATAGAGGTCTCCGACCGGAAACTCAACGTCGCGCGCAACGCCGGCCTCTCGACCGCCAGCGGCGACGCCATCGCGCTGGTCGGGCAGGACAACGCGGTCGAACCCACGTGGGCCGAGGGCGTCCGCGACGCACTCGCGGACGCCGACACCGACGCGGTGACCGGACCGGTCCACCGTTCGGTCCGGGCGGGCGTGACCGCCGAGACCGAGGAGTCGCGGACCATCGACGGGCGAGAGGTGACTTACTTCGAGGGCGGGAACGTCGCGTTCACTCGCGAGGCCATCGAAGCGGTGGACGGGTTCGACGAGTACCTCGTCACCGGCGGCGCGCGCGACTGCGCCCACCGACTCGCCGCCAACGACTACGAGGTGGCGTGGTCCCCGTCGGTCTGCGTGATTCACGACGACGCCGACGACGACGAGGACGACGACCGGGACTGGGGGTGGAAGTACCGCGCGCTGGCCTATCGACTCGTGAAGAACTACGGCCCGCGGCCCGGTGTCTTCGCGCGGACGTTCCGAGACGCGGTGTCCGACGCGGCGTCGAACGCGAGCGACGTGATTCGGGGCGAACAGACGCCGTCGGGATGGATCGGAAGCGGCAAGCGCGTGACCAAGAGCATCGCGGTCGGGTCCAAGGACGGTCTCTGGTCGCGTCTCAGAGACCGAAGCGACGCCAGAAACCCCAACGGACTCTCGGCCCGGGCCGACCGGGCGGTCGAACTGTACGACTGGCGGACCGCGCCCGAGACGGTCGACGACCCCGTCGAAGAACCGGAACAGTGA
- a CDS encoding class I SAM-dependent methyltransferase, with the protein MKGAEWYQADEVAEEYEDKRFSRGGRLIDRREKQAVLDAIGPLEDQNVLEIACGTGRFTVMLAERGADIVGLDISAAMLQQGRQKARNAGVADHLEFMRGDAGRLPFPDDHFDTVFAMRFFHLADTPATFLSEMRRVAKERVVFDTFNARSTRSVYNWLLPMGSHLYSRADVDKLLDEADLHLVDAEHDWILPYGFYRKIPGAIAGQIRNLDTSIGESPIGDYFASVSYWNTRVE; encoded by the coding sequence GTGAAAGGAGCGGAGTGGTACCAGGCCGACGAAGTCGCCGAGGAGTACGAAGACAAGCGATTCTCCCGCGGCGGGCGTCTCATCGACCGCCGGGAGAAACAGGCCGTCCTCGACGCCATCGGCCCGCTGGAAGACCAGAACGTGCTAGAGATAGCCTGCGGGACCGGCAGGTTCACCGTCATGCTGGCCGAACGCGGGGCCGACATCGTCGGTCTGGACATCTCGGCGGCGATGCTCCAGCAGGGCCGCCAGAAGGCCCGGAACGCCGGGGTCGCCGACCACCTCGAGTTCATGCGCGGCGACGCGGGTCGCCTCCCGTTCCCCGACGACCATTTCGACACCGTGTTCGCGATGCGATTTTTCCACCTCGCGGACACGCCCGCGACCTTCCTCTCGGAGATGCGTCGGGTCGCCAAGGAGCGGGTCGTCTTCGACACCTTCAACGCCCGGAGCACCCGGAGCGTCTACAACTGGTTGCTCCCGATGGGGTCGCACCTCTACTCGCGGGCCGACGTGGACAAACTGCTAGACGAGGCCGACCTCCACCTCGTGGACGCCGAACACGACTGGATACTCCCGTACGGTTTCTACCGGAAGATTCCGGGCGCTATCGCGGGCCAGATTCGGAACCTCGATACGTCCATCGGCGAGTCGCCCATCGGCGACTACTTCGCGTCGGTGTCCTACTGGAACACTCGCGTGGAGTGA
- a CDS encoding SDR family oxidoreductase produces the protein MSVDLKPVEEQVMVITGASSGIGLTTARMAADRGARVVLAARSEDALRDLTDEITQSGGEATYVVADVSDRDDVREIAETARDAYGGFDTWVNVAGAFLYGKLEETPVEEMREQFDTNVWGLLYGSLEAADLLKERGGAIINIGSVASDRAIPLQGSYSASKHAVKGFTDALRMELEQEGAPVSVTLVKPASIDTPYPDHAKNYMDEEATLPPPIYTPETVARAILHAAEHPQRDVYVGGGAKGMAALGYYAAGLMDTIMEKLFVPMQKKDRPARSDENNLDGPTGDLEERGDYDRHVSETSAYTEASQRRSLTGLALAGLGAVGLALYGRYRSKRRSSESGDGEHESETRTVRTAPRTRR, from the coding sequence ATGAGCGTGGACCTGAAACCCGTCGAGGAGCAGGTGATGGTAATCACCGGCGCGTCGTCGGGCATCGGCCTGACGACCGCGCGGATGGCCGCCGACCGGGGCGCGCGGGTCGTTCTCGCCGCTCGGAGCGAGGACGCGCTTCGGGACCTGACCGACGAGATAACGCAGTCCGGCGGAGAGGCGACCTACGTCGTCGCCGACGTGAGCGACCGCGACGACGTGCGCGAAATCGCCGAGACGGCCCGGGACGCCTACGGCGGATTCGACACGTGGGTCAACGTCGCCGGCGCCTTCCTCTACGGTAAACTGGAGGAGACGCCGGTCGAGGAGATGCGCGAGCAGTTCGACACCAACGTCTGGGGACTGCTCTACGGGTCGCTGGAGGCCGCCGACCTCCTGAAGGAGCGCGGCGGCGCGATAATCAACATCGGGAGCGTCGCCTCGGACCGCGCCATCCCGCTTCAGGGTAGCTACTCGGCGAGCAAACACGCCGTCAAGGGGTTCACCGACGCGCTTCGCATGGAACTGGAACAGGAGGGCGCGCCCGTCTCGGTGACGCTCGTCAAACCGGCGTCCATCGACACGCCGTACCCGGACCACGCGAAGAACTACATGGACGAGGAGGCGACCCTACCGCCGCCCATTTACACCCCCGAGACGGTTGCCCGGGCGATACTCCACGCCGCGGAACACCCGCAGCGGGACGTGTACGTCGGCGGCGGTGCCAAGGGCATGGCCGCGCTCGGCTACTACGCCGCCGGTCTGATGGACACCATCATGGAGAAACTGTTCGTCCCGATGCAGAAGAAGGACCGCCCGGCGCGCTCGGACGAGAACAACCTCGACGGTCCGACCGGGGACCTCGAAGAGCGCGGCGACTACGACCGACACGTCTCGGAGACCAGCGCCTACACGGAGGCCTCACAGCGGCGGAGCCTGACCGGTCTCGCGCTCGCGGGTCTGGGTGCGGTCGGACTGGCGCTGTACGGCCGCTATCGGTCGAAGCGGCGTAGCTCGGAATCCGGCGACGGCGAACACGAATCGGAAACGAGGACGGTCAGGACCGCACCGCGGACTCGCCGCTGA
- a CDS encoding zinc-binding dehydrogenase: MTDTMHAVAIEEFGDPEVFEDREFDRPDPGPEEALVRVEASSVNPVEYKIRAGDLPPFAPDFPAVLGCDAAGVVEAVGDDVTAFEAGDEVYGMVGGVTGAQGAYAEYVPAHADLLAPVPESLSFAEAAALPVVGLTAWEMLVDKADAGEGDSTLVYGGAGGVGHVGVQLADWLGADVYATGSTERKREFAADLGASATIDYTATDTEEYVAEYAGGEGFDVVFDPVGDDHLPTAFEAVAPFERVVTTESSSRQDLSAMHQKALSLGVVLVILPVLRGQGRERVGERLRRINEVVEDGGLEPVLDDERFELTAAGVADAHRYAEAGDHVGKISLVSER; the protein is encoded by the coding sequence GTGACCGACACCATGCACGCGGTCGCCATCGAGGAGTTCGGCGACCCGGAGGTCTTCGAGGACCGCGAGTTCGACCGGCCCGACCCCGGCCCGGAGGAGGCGCTAGTCCGGGTCGAGGCGTCGAGCGTCAACCCCGTCGAGTACAAGATACGCGCCGGCGACCTGCCGCCGTTCGCGCCCGACTTCCCCGCCGTTCTGGGTTGTGACGCCGCGGGCGTCGTCGAGGCGGTCGGCGACGACGTGACGGCCTTCGAGGCGGGCGACGAGGTGTACGGCATGGTCGGGGGCGTCACCGGCGCGCAGGGGGCGTACGCCGAGTACGTGCCCGCTCACGCCGACCTGCTCGCGCCCGTCCCCGAGTCGCTGTCGTTCGCCGAGGCCGCGGCGCTCCCGGTCGTGGGTCTCACGGCGTGGGAGATGCTGGTCGACAAGGCCGACGCGGGCGAGGGCGACTCGACGCTCGTCTACGGCGGCGCGGGCGGCGTCGGCCACGTCGGCGTCCAACTGGCCGACTGGCTCGGCGCGGACGTGTACGCCACCGGTTCGACCGAGCGCAAGCGCGAGTTCGCCGCGGACCTCGGCGCGTCCGCGACCATCGACTACACCGCGACCGACACCGAGGAGTACGTCGCCGAGTACGCGGGCGGCGAGGGGTTCGACGTGGTGTTCGACCCGGTGGGCGACGACCACCTCCCGACCGCGTTCGAGGCGGTCGCGCCCTTCGAGCGGGTCGTCACCACCGAGTCGAGTTCGAGACAGGACCTCTCGGCGATGCACCAGAAGGCGCTCTCGCTCGGCGTGGTCCTCGTCATCCTGCCGGTCCTCCGCGGGCAGGGCCGCGAGCGCGTCGGCGAGCGCCTCCGGCGAATCAACGAGGTCGTCGAAGACGGCGGTCTCGAACCGGTGCTGGACGACGAGCGGTTCGAGTTGACCGCGGCGGGCGTCGCCGACGCCCACCGCTACGCCGAGGCGGGCGACCACGTCGGCAAGATTTCGCTCGTCAGCGAGCGGTAG
- the thsA gene encoding thermosome subunit alpha, whose protein sequence is MGGRPMFVLSEDTERTQGRDAQSSNIAAGKAVSESVRTTLGPRGMDKMLVTDTGDVTITNDGATILNTMDIEHPAAQMIVEVAEAQEDEVGDGTTTAAVLAGELLSKAENLLDDDVHPTTIVEGYAEARDIALDAIDGLVRDDELDDELLRHVAESSMTGKGTGDVTTEKLAEEVVRAVRHVEGDDGVVRDDVRVHTQTGGSSSATELVAGVISEAEPVHDNAPREVEDAAIAVVDEKFGVREAEIDAEYSVESVDQLTAAMDAEDRELREYADALADAGVDVVFSTDSIDDRPAAYLADAGILAFESVSDDEAAAVASATGASRTSKVADIEDADLGRADAVRVRTFGDDDLAFVEGGAAAEAVTMLVRGGTEHVVDELERALSDALDVVTAALDSGGVVAGAGATEIVVADHVREEAASIEGRKQLAVEAFADAVDVLPRTLAENTGMDPIDGLVDLRAANDDEEGRAGIIATGQHGEIGDPVEAGVFDPAAVKREAFESATEAATMIARIDDVISAE, encoded by the coding sequence ATGGGCGGACGACCGATGTTCGTCCTCTCGGAGGACACCGAACGAACGCAAGGCAGAGACGCCCAGTCGTCGAACATCGCCGCCGGAAAGGCGGTCAGCGAGTCCGTACGCACCACGCTCGGACCCCGTGGGATGGACAAGATGCTGGTGACAGACACCGGCGACGTGACCATCACCAACGACGGGGCGACCATCCTGAACACGATGGACATCGAACACCCCGCGGCCCAGATGATAGTCGAAGTCGCCGAGGCCCAGGAGGACGAGGTGGGCGACGGCACGACGACGGCCGCGGTCCTCGCGGGCGAACTGCTCTCGAAGGCCGAGAACCTGCTGGACGACGACGTCCACCCGACGACCATCGTGGAGGGGTACGCCGAGGCCCGCGACATCGCGCTCGACGCCATCGACGGACTCGTCCGCGACGACGAGTTGGACGACGAACTCCTGCGACACGTCGCGGAATCGAGCATGACCGGGAAGGGGACCGGCGACGTGACGACCGAGAAACTGGCCGAGGAGGTCGTCCGTGCGGTTCGCCACGTCGAAGGCGACGACGGCGTCGTCCGCGACGACGTTCGGGTCCACACGCAGACCGGCGGGTCGTCGTCGGCCACCGAACTCGTGGCTGGCGTCATCAGCGAGGCCGAACCGGTCCACGACAACGCGCCCCGCGAAGTCGAGGACGCCGCCATCGCGGTCGTGGACGAGAAGTTCGGCGTCCGCGAGGCCGAAATCGACGCCGAGTACAGCGTCGAGAGCGTCGACCAACTCACCGCCGCGATGGACGCCGAGGACCGCGAGTTGCGGGAGTACGCCGACGCTCTCGCCGACGCGGGCGTGGACGTGGTCTTCTCGACCGACTCCATCGACGACCGCCCGGCCGCCTACCTCGCGGACGCCGGCATCCTCGCGTTCGAGAGCGTGAGCGACGACGAGGCCGCCGCCGTCGCGTCGGCGACCGGCGCGAGTCGGACGAGCAAGGTCGCCGACATCGAGGACGCCGACCTCGGGCGCGCCGACGCCGTCCGCGTCCGGACGTTCGGCGACGACGATCTCGCGTTCGTGGAGGGCGGCGCGGCCGCGGAGGCGGTCACGATGCTCGTCCGGGGCGGCACGGAACACGTCGTGGACGAACTGGAGCGCGCCCTCTCGGACGCGCTCGACGTCGTAACTGCCGCGCTCGACTCCGGCGGCGTGGTCGCGGGCGCCGGCGCGACCGAAATCGTCGTCGCCGACCACGTCCGGGAGGAGGCCGCGAGCATCGAGGGCCGCAAGCAACTCGCGGTCGAGGCGTTCGCCGACGCGGTGGACGTTCTGCCCCGCACTCTCGCGGAGAACACCGGTATGGACCCCATCGACGGACTGGTCGACCTCCGGGCCGCGAACGACGACGAGGAGGGCCGGGCCGGTATCATCGCGACCGGTCAGCACGGCGAAATCGGCGACCCCGTGGAGGCGGGCGTCTTCGACCCCGCCGCGGTCAAGCGCGAGGCGTTCGAGTCGGCGACCGAGGCTGCGACGATGATAGCCCGCATCGACGACGTAATCTCGGCGGAGTGA
- the katG gene encoding catalase/peroxidase HPI: MRGRNHEWWPNQLNLDVLDQNTEDVGPYGEDFDYAEEFQKLDLEEVKADLKDLMTTSQDWWPADYGHYGPFFIRMAWHAAGTYRTVDGRGGASGGTQRFAPLNSWPDNGNLDKARRLLEPIKQKYGRKLSWADLIILAGNVALESMGMETLGWAGGREDEFEPDEAVFWGPEEEWEAPQDQRIDEDGELAEPLGATVMGLIYVDPEGPNGNPEPLQSADRIREAFGRMAMSDEETAALIAGGHTFGKSHGADDSDMGPEPEAAPIEDQGLGWTDSGKGSDTTTSGIEGAWNAWPTMWDTSYLDNLLDYEWELTESPAGAKQWEPVEEEAHDTVPDAHDPSEKHAPMMMTTDLALKRDPEFREIIEGFRDNPPEFLEAFARAWYKLIHRDMGPPERFLGPDVPDETMLWQDPLPDADYDLIGDEEAQQLKAEILDSELSVSQLVKTAWAAAATYRDSDKRGGVNGARIRLEPQRSWEVNEPAQLEAVLETYESIQEEFNGSRNDDVRVSLADLIVLGGNAAVEEAAADAGYDVEIPFEPGRTDATQEQTDEESFEVLKPEVDGFRNYFGGEYDVAAEEMLVDHADLLDLTASEMTVLVGGMRALGANYQDSDLGVFTDEPGTLTNDFFVNLLDMDYEWKQASESREVYELRDRETGDVEWEASRVDLIFGSNSRLRTIADVYASEEDKFVEDFVDAWHKVMTNDRFDLE; the protein is encoded by the coding sequence ATGCGAGGACGGAACCACGAGTGGTGGCCGAACCAGTTGAACCTGGACGTCCTCGACCAGAACACCGAAGACGTGGGTCCGTACGGCGAGGACTTCGACTACGCCGAGGAGTTCCAGAAGCTCGACCTCGAAGAGGTGAAGGCCGACCTCAAGGACCTGATGACGACGTCGCAGGACTGGTGGCCGGCCGACTACGGCCACTACGGACCCTTCTTCATCCGGATGGCGTGGCACGCCGCCGGAACCTACCGCACCGTCGACGGCCGCGGCGGCGCGTCCGGCGGGACCCAGCGCTTCGCCCCGCTCAACAGTTGGCCCGACAACGGGAACCTCGACAAGGCCCGCCGACTGCTCGAACCTATCAAGCAGAAGTACGGCCGCAAGCTCTCGTGGGCCGACCTGATTATTCTGGCCGGGAACGTCGCCCTCGAATCGATGGGCATGGAGACGCTCGGCTGGGCCGGCGGACGCGAGGACGAGTTCGAGCCCGACGAGGCCGTCTTCTGGGGGCCCGAGGAAGAGTGGGAAGCGCCTCAGGACCAGCGCATCGACGAGGACGGGGAACTCGCGGAACCCCTCGGCGCCACCGTGATGGGCCTCATCTACGTGGACCCCGAGGGTCCGAACGGCAATCCGGAGCCGCTCCAGTCTGCGGACCGAATCCGCGAAGCGTTCGGCCGCATGGCGATGAGCGACGAGGAGACGGCCGCGCTCATCGCGGGCGGGCACACGTTCGGCAAGTCCCACGGCGCCGACGATTCGGACATGGGTCCCGAACCCGAGGCCGCTCCCATCGAGGACCAGGGCCTCGGCTGGACCGACTCCGGCAAGGGCTCGGACACGACCACGAGCGGCATCGAGGGCGCGTGGAACGCCTGGCCGACGATGTGGGACACCTCCTACCTCGACAACCTGCTCGACTACGAGTGGGAACTGACCGAGAGCCCCGCCGGGGCCAAGCAGTGGGAACCGGTCGAGGAGGAGGCCCACGACACCGTGCCGGACGCCCACGACCCGTCCGAGAAGCACGCCCCGATGATGATGACCACGGACCTCGCCCTCAAGCGTGACCCCGAGTTCCGGGAGATAATCGAGGGCTTCCGCGACAACCCGCCGGAGTTCCTCGAGGCCTTCGCTCGGGCGTGGTACAAGCTCATCCACCGCGACATGGGCCCGCCCGAGCGGTTCCTCGGTCCGGACGTCCCGGACGAGACTATGCTCTGGCAGGACCCGCTCCCCGACGCCGACTACGACCTCATCGGGGACGAGGAGGCCCAACAGCTCAAGGCCGAGATTCTCGACTCGGAGCTGTCGGTCTCCCAGCTAGTCAAGACCGCGTGGGCGGCGGCGGCGACCTACCGCGACAGCGACAAGCGCGGCGGCGTCAACGGCGCTCGCATCCGCCTCGAACCCCAGCGTAGCTGGGAAGTCAACGAACCTGCCCAGCTAGAGGCGGTGCTGGAGACCTACGAGTCGATTCAGGAGGAGTTCAACGGCTCGCGAAACGACGACGTGCGCGTCTCGCTCGCCGACCTCATCGTGCTGGGCGGCAACGCGGCCGTCGAGGAAGCCGCGGCGGACGCCGGGTACGACGTCGAGATTCCGTTCGAACCCGGCCGCACCGACGCCACCCAAGAGCAGACCGACGAGGAGTCGTTCGAGGTGCTCAAGCCAGAGGTCGACGGGTTCCGCAACTACTTCGGCGGCGAGTACGACGTCGCGGCCGAGGAGATGCTGGTCGACCACGCCGACCTGCTCGACCTGACGGCCTCCGAGATGACCGTCCTGGTCGGCGGCATGCGCGCGCTGGGCGCGAACTATCAGGACTCGGACCTCGGCGTCTTCACCGACGAACCGGGGACGCTGACCAACGACTTCTTCGTCAACCTGCTCGACATGGACTACGAGTGGAAGCAGGCTTCGGAGTCACGTGAGGTCTACGAACTGCGCGACCGCGAGACGGGCGACGTCGAGTGGGAGGCAAGCCGCGTGGACCTGATTTTCGGCTCGAACTCCCGGCTTCGGACCATCGCGGACGTCTACGCGTCCGAGGAGGACAAGTTCGTGGAGGACTTCGTCGACGCGTGGCACAAGGTCATGACCAACGACCGCTTCGACCTCGAGTAA
- a CDS encoding amidohydrolase family protein yields the protein MLELEHRFRVVDVHARLNADAGGVQTRGRAISPDRLEREMHQAGVVRSVVFPGERDGGSYVSANNAVARRSVDRPFLAFARINGPRDPGERASSRLRNLTARRKDHHTSPEDVEQYAYDDRFHGFKLNPAEDGLPDDETLDQLEDVGLPVLVHGGEGFTPTAAEDTLLSRSFPVVLAHFGGHPLNRDLMTDAVDLLERCDNCYLDTSYVRYRDLLERAVMEHPDRVLFGSGAPSSHPNVAVMEILTLDVPEDAMRKVFDKNARRVLGDSLPDDF from the coding sequence ATGCTGGAGTTGGAGCATCGCTTTCGGGTGGTGGACGTGCACGCGCGCCTCAACGCAGACGCCGGAGGCGTCCAGACCCGCGGGCGGGCAATCAGTCCCGACAGGTTAGAGCGAGAAATGCATCAGGCGGGCGTCGTCCGGTCGGTCGTGTTCCCCGGCGAACGCGACGGCGGGAGCTACGTCAGCGCGAACAACGCCGTCGCGCGCCGGAGCGTGGACCGGCCGTTCCTCGCGTTCGCCCGCATCAACGGGCCGCGCGACCCCGGCGAGCGGGCCTCCTCGCGCCTGCGGAACCTCACCGCGCGCCGGAAGGACCACCACACCTCGCCGGAGGACGTGGAACAGTACGCCTACGACGACCGGTTCCACGGGTTCAAACTCAACCCGGCCGAGGACGGACTGCCCGACGACGAGACCCTCGACCAGTTGGAGGACGTCGGCCTGCCGGTCCTCGTCCACGGCGGCGAGGGGTTCACGCCGACCGCCGCCGAGGACACCCTGCTCTCGCGGTCGTTCCCGGTCGTGCTGGCCCACTTCGGCGGCCACCCGCTGAACCGCGACCTGATGACCGACGCGGTGGACCTGCTGGAGCGGTGCGACAACTGCTATCTCGACACGAGTTACGTCCGGTACCGGGACCTGCTGGAGCGCGCGGTGATGGAACACCCCGACCGCGTGCTGTTCGGGAGCGGCGCGCCGAGTTCCCACCCGAACGTGGCGGTCATGGAGATTCTGACCCTCGACGTGCCGGAGGACGCGATGCGGAAGGTGTTCGACAAGAACGCTCGGCGGGTCCTCGGCGACTCGCTTCCCGACGACTTCTGA
- a CDS encoding DUF7344 domain-containing protein — MVRQDRTTVSERIDRSCDLLRSAYRRRVIYALRRSGPASVGELADVVTAAGLADDRQRAVASLVHTHLPKLSEADIVDYEDADEVVSLAGGVEDLEPFLAVAAEREADTDYLTFTGPAVASDAVARYMPD; from the coding sequence ATGGTACGACAGGACAGGACAACTGTCAGCGAACGAATCGACCGTTCGTGCGATCTCCTCCGTAGCGCATACCGACGGCGCGTCATCTACGCTCTCCGACGAAGCGGTCCGGCGTCCGTCGGCGAACTCGCAGATGTCGTCACCGCCGCAGGTCTCGCGGACGACCGACAGCGCGCAGTGGCCTCGCTCGTCCACACCCACCTCCCGAAACTCTCGGAGGCCGACATCGTGGACTACGAAGACGCCGACGAGGTGGTGTCGCTCGCCGGCGGCGTCGAGGACCTCGAACCGTTTCTCGCGGTCGCCGCCGAACGCGAGGCGGACACCGACTATCTAACTTTTACCGGGCCCGCCGTCGCGTCGGACGCGGTCGCCCGATACATGCCCGATTAG
- a CDS encoding GHMP family kinase ATP-binding protein: protein MRAFAPGSVTAVFAPAETADQSKGASVAVADGVVADVTPAERRHADPVVAVGGEPTDFEPVELALRELDVPARADLTAEVPIGRGFGASGAATLAALLAANAEFGLDYSREQLVEVAHRAEVEAGTGLGDVFVQNRGGLVVGDGGDPRKYERETPVEYASFGPIATEEALADDDLMAAVAREGSATLDALPDDPSLARVTRDSWAFAQAVDLPTDEVREAVAEVEAAGGVASMAMVGETVFAVGVEGVLPNRTEVCPDGAKLL from the coding sequence ATGAGAGCGTTCGCCCCCGGAAGCGTCACCGCCGTCTTCGCGCCCGCAGAGACCGCAGACCAGTCGAAGGGCGCGAGCGTGGCCGTGGCCGACGGCGTGGTCGCGGACGTGACGCCCGCCGAGCGACGGCACGCCGACCCGGTCGTCGCGGTCGGCGGCGAACCGACCGACTTCGAACCGGTGGAACTGGCGCTCCGCGAGTTGGACGTGCCGGCGCGCGCCGACCTCACCGCCGAGGTTCCCATCGGTCGGGGATTCGGCGCGAGCGGGGCCGCGACCCTCGCCGCGCTACTCGCCGCGAACGCCGAGTTCGGACTGGACTACTCGCGCGAGCAACTGGTAGAGGTGGCCCACCGTGCAGAGGTCGAGGCCGGGACCGGCCTCGGCGACGTGTTCGTCCAGAACCGCGGCGGACTGGTCGTCGGCGACGGCGGCGACCCCCGGAAGTACGAGCGCGAGACGCCCGTCGAGTACGCCTCGTTCGGTCCCATCGCGACCGAGGAGGCGCTGGCCGACGACGACCTGATGGCCGCCGTCGCCCGCGAGGGGTCGGCCACTCTCGACGCGCTTCCCGACGACCCCTCGCTGGCGCGCGTGACCCGCGACTCGTGGGCGTTCGCGCAGGCCGTCGACCTGCCGACCGACGAGGTCCGGGAGGCGGTCGCCGAGGTGGAGGCGGCGGGCGGAGTCGCCAGCATGGCGATGGTCGGCGAGACGGTGTTCGCGGTGGGCGTCGAGGGCGTCCTGCCGAACCGGACCGAGGTGTGTCCCGACGGCGCGAAACTGCTGTGA